A stretch of Pogona vitticeps strain Pit_001003342236 chromosome 5, PviZW2.1, whole genome shotgun sequence DNA encodes these proteins:
- the AASDH gene encoding beta-alanine-activating enzyme isoform X3 — MMTLQELVQMAAHLYPARRAVCFDACSSQTPVTYTYKTVVEVAMNLTDFLRKHCTVTGSSEVGLYCYPGINLPSWIIGILQLPAAYSVIDPDALPNLSAHFMKKCNFQYVLVDKDQVNKFTVAHGHLFSHNSLEVQNVGLFFFKKRERDVDAKRLAEHKDNNDKICAVATIMEAHALDQHLSKSSEELLDIRQKHSIAYILHTSGTTGLPKIVKVPHKCIVPNIVHLRDVFKITPDDTVFLASPLTFDPSVIELFIALSSGASLLIVPQQIKMMPQKLSEVLFQRHSVSVVQATPTLLRRFGVQCIKSTVLSAHSSLRILALGGEAFPGLNVLRSWKEKGNKTHIFNIYGITEVSCWATCYKVPEEFFSADHRFDLLVPLGAPLLGTTVEVKDANGSAILEGEGQVFIGGKERVCFLDDEVTLPMGTMRATGDFVRVKDTEMFFLGRKDNQIKRHGKRLDIQQVQQIVEGHSEVESCALIWYQEKKLILFVVPKGILERRHFLNKLQKCLPGHAVPDELLLIEILPFTSHGKIDVSELNKVYSDHLSSRRNKRKLSRKELWEGLQYLWKSLLNLPDDSSSILKDSLFLHSGGDSLKSLQFQEEIEYMVGRAVPSLLEVILSRSFEEVYQHVLKTVFPSDGLQLSCHGAVKRKLSESSTEDCSAKCVEPKSERSLSAKPDPVGFMAVNRGNRLFSVNALLKNQSNPEQGEDSAILKSMHDVTATNSAYVTELDSFGTPPVQENLGRTAEKWTLNIRWRSDLGKCVDASPLVVISTADKLSAFVYIGSHSHIIQAIDLYSGKVKWMRTLRDRIESSACISKCGNFIIVGCYHGFIYVLRSSDGEVHWTFKTEDAVKSSPAVDHSTGLVFIGSHDQHVYALDIYKEECVWKLHSEAGAVFSSPHLSLLPHQLYIGTLGGLLLAINPPSLSILTVCACRMRSEGVQKVEKVTLLDYEIQQPVAIAIFTLFQPLSIDLNVVTTSYTPFFDAEDLPCSKSSYGEQNLEAFLWKTYLLISTL, encoded by the exons ATGATGACCCTTCAAGAGCTTGTTCAGATGGCAGCCCATTTATATCCTGCAAGAAGAGCAGTGTGCTTTGATGCGTGCAGCAGTCAAACTCCTGTTACCTACACATATAAGACAGTTGTTGAAGTAGCCATGAACCTAACAGATTTCTTGAGGAAACATTGTACTGTCACTGGAAGTTCTGAGGTTGGCCTCTACTGCTACCCAGGGATAAATCTGCCTTCTTGGATTATAGG AATTCTCCAACTACCAGCTGCATATTCTgtgattgatccagatgctcttccAAATTTGTCAGCTCATTTTATGAAAAAATGTAATTTCCAATATGTTCTTGTTGACAAAGACCAAGTGAAT AAATTCACAGTAGCACATGGACACTTGTTTAGTCATAATTCCCTTGAAGTACAGAATGTTGGcttattctttttcaaaaaaagagagcgTGATGTGGATGCAAAACGGCTGGCAGAACATAAAGATAATAATGATAAAATTTGTGCAGTGGCAACTATCATGGAGGCGCATGCCTTGGACCAACATCTGTCAAAATCATCGGAAGAGCTGTTGGATATCAGACAAAAACATTCCATAGCATACATCTTGCATACATCGGGAACAACTGGACTCCCTAAAATTGTCAAAGTGCCTCATAAATGCATAGTACCAAATATTGTACATCTTCG aGATGTGTTCAAGATTACACCAGACGATACAGTATTTCTGGCCTCTCCATTAACATTTGATCCATCTGTCATTGAGCTGTTCATTGCTCTCTCGAGTGGGGCTTCTCTTCTTATAGTACCTCAACAAATTAAAATGATGCCACAGAAATTATCAGAGGTTCTCTTTCAGCGTCACAGTGTGTCTGTAGTACAG GCGACACCAACACTTCTTAGAAGATTTGGAGTTCAATGTATTAAATCAACTGTGTTATCTGCACATTCTTCGCTCCGAATCCTAGCTTTGGGTGGAGAAGCATTCCCTGGACTGAATGTGTTGAGAAgctggaaagaaaagggaaataaaacacaTATCTTTAATATCTATGGTATTACAGAAGTCTCGTGCTGGGCCACATGCTACAAGGTTCCTGAGGAGTTTTTTAGTGCTGATCATCG ATTTGATTTGCTGGTGCCACTGGGAGCTCCACTATTGGGAACAACTGTTGAAGTCAAAGATGCAAATGGTTCTGccattttggaaggggaaggcCAGGTGTTTATAG GAGGTAAAGAGCGTGTCTGTTTTCTTGATGATGAAGTAACACTGCCTATGGGAACAATGAGAGCAACTGGAGACTTTGTAAGAGTAAAAGATACCGAGATGTTTTTCTTGGGACGAAAGGACAATCAAATAAAACGTCATGGCAAGCGTCTTGATATTCAGCAAGTACAGCAG ATTGTAGAAGGTCACAGTGAAGTTGAAAGCTGTGCTTTGATATGGTATCAGGAGAAAAAACTAATTTTGTTTGTTGTGCCAAAAGGCATTTTGGAACgaagacactttttaaataagCTCCAGAAATGTCTTCCTGGTCATGCAGTTCCAGATGAGCTTTTGCTGATTGAAATTTTGCCATTTACATCACATG GCAAAATTGATGTGTCTGAGCTGAACAAGGTTTACAGTGATCATCTGAGCTCcagaagaaataagaggaagCTGAGCAGAAAAGAATTGTGGGAGGGATTGCAGTATTTATGGAAG TCTCTTCTGAATCTTCCAGATGATTCTAGCAGCATTTTGAAAGATTCATTGTTTTTACACAGTGGTGGGGATTCCTTAAAATCATTACAGTTCCAAGAAGAGATTGAATATATGGTAGGCAGAGCAGTCCCCAGCCTCTTGGAAGTGATTCTGAGTCGCTCCTTTGAAGAGGTGTACCAGCATGTCCTAAAAACAGTGTTCCCAAGCGATGGCCTACAATTAAGCTGTCATGGTGCTGTAAAGAGAAAACTGAGTGAAAGTAGCACAGAGGACTGCAGCGCAAAATGTGTGGAGCCAAAATCTGAAAGGTCGTTGAGTGCTAAGCCAGACCCAGTTGGATTTATGGCAGTAAATCGAGGAAACCGGTTGTTTTCTGTTAATGCACTTCTGAAGAATCAGAGTAATCCAGAACAAGGAGAGGACAGTGCCATTTTGAAGAGCATGCATGATGTAACAGCTACCAACAGCGCATATGTAACAGAACTTGATTCTTTTGGGACACCACCTGTGCAAGAGAATTTGGGAAGAACAGCAGAGAAGTGGACATTGAACATAAGATGGAGATCAGATCTTGGCAAGTGTGTAGATGCGTCTCCGCTAGTTGTAATATCAACTGCTGACAAGTTATCTGCTTTTGTTTATATTGGGTCCCATTCTCACATAATTCAAGCAATTGATTTATACTCGGGAAAAGTTAAGTGGATGAGAACCCTCAGAGATCGTATTGAGTCCTCTGCCTGCATATCTAAATGTGGCAACTTCATCATTGTTG GATGCTACCATGGATTCATATATGTACTCAGAAGCAGTGATGGGGAAGTGCACTGGACATTTAAAACTGAGGATGCTGTGAAAAGTTCTCCAGCTGTAGATCATTCCACAGGACTAGTCTTCATTGGGTCTCATGACCAGCATGTATATGCTTTAGATATTTAT AAAGAAGAGTGTGTTTGGAAGTTGCACAGTGAAGCTGGAGCtgtgttttcttctcctcatcTCAGTCTGTTACCACATCAGTTATATATTGGTACGCTTGGAGGACTGTTGCTAGCTATAAATCCT CCTTCTTTAAGCATTCtcactgtgtgtgcatgcagaatGAGAAGTGAGGGTGTTCAGAAAGTTGAGAAAGTTACCCTTTTGGATTATGAAATTCAACAGCCTGTGGCCATTGCCATTTTCACGcttttccagcctctgtcaaTAGATCTGAATGTTGTAACTACAAGTTACACTCCCTTCTTTGATGCAGAAGACCTACCTTGCAGCAAATCCA GTTACGGGGAACAGAATTTGGAAGCATTTTTGTGGAAAACCTATCTTCTCATCTCCACATTGTGA
- the AASDH gene encoding beta-alanine-activating enzyme isoform X4 yields the protein MMTLQELVQMAAHLYPARRAVCFDACSSQTPVTYTYKTVVEVAMNLTDFLRKHCTVTGSSEVGLYCYPGINLPSWIIGILQLPAAYSVIDPDALPNLSAHFMKKCNFQYVLVDKDQVNKFTVAHGHLFSHNSLEVQNVGLFFFKKRERDVDAKRLAEHKDNNDKICAVATIMEAHALDQHLSKSSEELLDIRQKHSIAYILHTSGTTGLPKIVKVPHKCIVPNIVHLRDVFKITPDDTVFLASPLTFDPSVIELFIALSSGASLLIVPQQIKMMPQKLSEVLFQRHSVSVVQATPTLLRRFGVQCIKSTVLSAHSSLRILALGGEAFPGLNVLRSWKEKGNKTHIFNIYGITEVSCWATCYKVPEEFFSADHRFDLLVPLGAPLLGTTVEVKDANGSAILEGEGQVFIGGKERVCFLDDEVTLPMGTMRATGDFVRVKDTEMFFLGRKDNQIKRHGKRLDIQQVQQIVEGHSEVESCALIWYQEKKLILFVVPKGILERRHFLNKLQKCLPGHAVPDELLLIEILPFTSHGKIDVSELNKVYSDHLSSRRNKRKLSRKELWEGLQYLWKSLLNLPDDSSSILKDSLFLHSGGDSLKSLQFQEEIEYMVGRAVPSLLEVILSRSFEEVYQHVLKTVFPSDGLQLSCHGAVKRKLSESSTEDCSAKCVEPKSERSLSAKPDPVGFMAVNRGNRLFSVNALLKNQSNPEQGEDSAILKSMHDVTATNSAYVTELDSFGTPPVQENLGRTAEKWTLNIRWRSDLGKCVDASPLVVISTADKLSAFVYIGSHSHIIQAIDLYSGKVKWMRTLRDRIESSACISKCGNFIIVGCYHGFIYVLRSSDGEVHWTFKTEDAVKSSPAVDHSTGLVFIGSHDQHVYALDIYKEECVWKLHSEAGAVFSSPHLSLLPHQLYIGTLGGLLLAINPVRTLLDTFGPEIYIAPVTL from the exons ATGATGACCCTTCAAGAGCTTGTTCAGATGGCAGCCCATTTATATCCTGCAAGAAGAGCAGTGTGCTTTGATGCGTGCAGCAGTCAAACTCCTGTTACCTACACATATAAGACAGTTGTTGAAGTAGCCATGAACCTAACAGATTTCTTGAGGAAACATTGTACTGTCACTGGAAGTTCTGAGGTTGGCCTCTACTGCTACCCAGGGATAAATCTGCCTTCTTGGATTATAGG AATTCTCCAACTACCAGCTGCATATTCTgtgattgatccagatgctcttccAAATTTGTCAGCTCATTTTATGAAAAAATGTAATTTCCAATATGTTCTTGTTGACAAAGACCAAGTGAAT AAATTCACAGTAGCACATGGACACTTGTTTAGTCATAATTCCCTTGAAGTACAGAATGTTGGcttattctttttcaaaaaaagagagcgTGATGTGGATGCAAAACGGCTGGCAGAACATAAAGATAATAATGATAAAATTTGTGCAGTGGCAACTATCATGGAGGCGCATGCCTTGGACCAACATCTGTCAAAATCATCGGAAGAGCTGTTGGATATCAGACAAAAACATTCCATAGCATACATCTTGCATACATCGGGAACAACTGGACTCCCTAAAATTGTCAAAGTGCCTCATAAATGCATAGTACCAAATATTGTACATCTTCG aGATGTGTTCAAGATTACACCAGACGATACAGTATTTCTGGCCTCTCCATTAACATTTGATCCATCTGTCATTGAGCTGTTCATTGCTCTCTCGAGTGGGGCTTCTCTTCTTATAGTACCTCAACAAATTAAAATGATGCCACAGAAATTATCAGAGGTTCTCTTTCAGCGTCACAGTGTGTCTGTAGTACAG GCGACACCAACACTTCTTAGAAGATTTGGAGTTCAATGTATTAAATCAACTGTGTTATCTGCACATTCTTCGCTCCGAATCCTAGCTTTGGGTGGAGAAGCATTCCCTGGACTGAATGTGTTGAGAAgctggaaagaaaagggaaataaaacacaTATCTTTAATATCTATGGTATTACAGAAGTCTCGTGCTGGGCCACATGCTACAAGGTTCCTGAGGAGTTTTTTAGTGCTGATCATCG ATTTGATTTGCTGGTGCCACTGGGAGCTCCACTATTGGGAACAACTGTTGAAGTCAAAGATGCAAATGGTTCTGccattttggaaggggaaggcCAGGTGTTTATAG GAGGTAAAGAGCGTGTCTGTTTTCTTGATGATGAAGTAACACTGCCTATGGGAACAATGAGAGCAACTGGAGACTTTGTAAGAGTAAAAGATACCGAGATGTTTTTCTTGGGACGAAAGGACAATCAAATAAAACGTCATGGCAAGCGTCTTGATATTCAGCAAGTACAGCAG ATTGTAGAAGGTCACAGTGAAGTTGAAAGCTGTGCTTTGATATGGTATCAGGAGAAAAAACTAATTTTGTTTGTTGTGCCAAAAGGCATTTTGGAACgaagacactttttaaataagCTCCAGAAATGTCTTCCTGGTCATGCAGTTCCAGATGAGCTTTTGCTGATTGAAATTTTGCCATTTACATCACATG GCAAAATTGATGTGTCTGAGCTGAACAAGGTTTACAGTGATCATCTGAGCTCcagaagaaataagaggaagCTGAGCAGAAAAGAATTGTGGGAGGGATTGCAGTATTTATGGAAG TCTCTTCTGAATCTTCCAGATGATTCTAGCAGCATTTTGAAAGATTCATTGTTTTTACACAGTGGTGGGGATTCCTTAAAATCATTACAGTTCCAAGAAGAGATTGAATATATGGTAGGCAGAGCAGTCCCCAGCCTCTTGGAAGTGATTCTGAGTCGCTCCTTTGAAGAGGTGTACCAGCATGTCCTAAAAACAGTGTTCCCAAGCGATGGCCTACAATTAAGCTGTCATGGTGCTGTAAAGAGAAAACTGAGTGAAAGTAGCACAGAGGACTGCAGCGCAAAATGTGTGGAGCCAAAATCTGAAAGGTCGTTGAGTGCTAAGCCAGACCCAGTTGGATTTATGGCAGTAAATCGAGGAAACCGGTTGTTTTCTGTTAATGCACTTCTGAAGAATCAGAGTAATCCAGAACAAGGAGAGGACAGTGCCATTTTGAAGAGCATGCATGATGTAACAGCTACCAACAGCGCATATGTAACAGAACTTGATTCTTTTGGGACACCACCTGTGCAAGAGAATTTGGGAAGAACAGCAGAGAAGTGGACATTGAACATAAGATGGAGATCAGATCTTGGCAAGTGTGTAGATGCGTCTCCGCTAGTTGTAATATCAACTGCTGACAAGTTATCTGCTTTTGTTTATATTGGGTCCCATTCTCACATAATTCAAGCAATTGATTTATACTCGGGAAAAGTTAAGTGGATGAGAACCCTCAGAGATCGTATTGAGTCCTCTGCCTGCATATCTAAATGTGGCAACTTCATCATTGTTG GATGCTACCATGGATTCATATATGTACTCAGAAGCAGTGATGGGGAAGTGCACTGGACATTTAAAACTGAGGATGCTGTGAAAAGTTCTCCAGCTGTAGATCATTCCACAGGACTAGTCTTCATTGGGTCTCATGACCAGCATGTATATGCTTTAGATATTTAT AAAGAAGAGTGTGTTTGGAAGTTGCACAGTGAAGCTGGAGCtgtgttttcttctcctcatcTCAGTCTGTTACCACATCAGTTATATATTGGTACGCTTGGAGGACTGTTGCTAGCTATAAATCCTGTACGTACTTTGCTTGATACGTTTGGTCCAGAAATTTACATTGCTCCAGTCACCCTATAA